One segment of Schistocerca nitens isolate TAMUIC-IGC-003100 chromosome 3, iqSchNite1.1, whole genome shotgun sequence DNA contains the following:
- the LOC126249501 gene encoding guanine nucleotide-binding protein G(s) subunit alpha isoforms XLas-like, with translation MELVVTLPADVFRCRICFVTKAAGRPTFGEYKDHSALLRHYRRLHDPETVPVFECAFCGRRDPQLKKLRTHQRSCNAESATPGAASRGSTRSSVVGSQAALPSPCVSVQASVTPRTAVVATPASCVLCVRTPRWSGIPLLIRSATSTASPRVPSASSGGEGSTLPTPAAERVAPARGAVSGKGRGSPLPAPAIAPSGVRWPRRAAAAGTSRPPSVGSVGTGLGLPPAFATPPTGGSAMRVDSGRQAASLAATGGVVTHGAAAPLFDAPKAASPADVPDGVVLVRSQTYTRRVSSALPAATSSDARHSVSAQAGSVTNKTALVADDEWHIVTPRRDKRRATGRRPPPPDRRRIIPPSPRNSGPARANASGRPARATPRPRCAGPERQAGPSYTSCFSRRRRGAGDRWAICWRRGEQQPRCAGPERQAGASYTWRRLAGAGYADNLCDHCAIW, from the exons ATGGAGCTCGTGGTGACGCTGCCggcggacgtctttcgctgccggaTCTGCTTCGTCACCAAGGCTGCAGGCAGGCCAACTTTTGGCGAATACAAGGACCACTCGGCCCTTCTTCGCCACTACAGGAGGCTGCACGACCCGGAAACGGTCCCCGTTTTCGAGTGCGCGTTTTGCGGCCGACGCGACCCGCAACTGAAGAAGCTGCGGACGCATCAGCGGTCCTGCAATGCAGAGTCCGCCACCCCCGGCGCTGCCAGTCGGGGGAGT ACCCGCAGCAGCGTGGTGGGTTCACAGGCTGCCTTGCCCTCACCATGTGTGAGTGTGCAGGCGTCGGTGACACCCAGGACGGCGGTGGTTGCTACCCCCGCGTCGTGCGTACTGTGTGTGCGCACGCCGAGGTGGTCTGGCATCCCCCTGCTGATACGCTCCGCGACGTCAACCGCGTCGCCACGAGTGCCGAGCGCAAGTTCGGGAGGTGAAGGCAGCACGCTGCCGACGCCTGCCGCCGAACGCGTCGCTCCGGCCAGAGGCGCAGTGTCTGGCAAAGGCCGCGGCTCGCCGCTGCCCGCGCCGGCCATTGCACCCAGTGGCGTACGCTGGCCACGTCGTGCGGCTGCCGCAGGCACCtcccgcccgccatctgtcgggagCGTGGGTACCGGCCTGGGACTGCCGCCCGCATTCGCTACGCCGCCAACAGGTGGCTCTGCGATGCGGGTGGACAGTGGCAGGCAGGCTGCCTCGCTCGCCGCGACCGGTGGTGTTGTTACTCACGGCGCAGCCGCGCCGCTGTTTGACGCACCAAAGGCCGCGAGCCCGGCGGATGTACCGGACGGTGTGGTGCTTGTGCGGTCGCAGACGTATACGCGCCGCGTTTCCTCTGCCCTGCCGGCGGCCACGTCGAGTGACGCCCGTCACTCCGTCTCCGCTCAGGCAGGGAGTGTTACTAACAAAACAGCTCTTGTTGCAGATGATGAGTGGCACATAGTCACCCCCCGGAGGGACAAACGCCGTGCTACAGGTCGCAGACCGCCACCTCCTGACCGACGGCGCATCATACCGCCCAGTCCGCGTAACAGCGGCCCTGCGCGAGCCAACGCGTCTGggcggccggcgcgagctacacctcgt CCGCGGTGCGCTGGGCCCGAGCGCCAGGCTGGCCCGAGCTACACCTCGTGTTTctcgcgccggcggcggggcgcggGCGACCGCTGGGCCATCTGTTGGCGGCGCGGCGAACAGCAGCCGCGGTGCGCCGGGCccgagcgccaggccggcgcgagctacacctggaGACGCCTGGCCGGCGCAGGCTACGCCGACAACCTCtgcgaccactgcgccatctggtag